The window TCTTTTGTTCATACTCTCCCGGATGCTCGGTGGAAGGGAGCCACCACCAAGCAATGGGGTAGTGCGTTTGCAAGACCCACCTGTCTCCTTCTTTTTTTGGGAATTTGTAGACTCTAATATCCATCAGGAGAAGTTCATTGCCCTTGGGTTTCCACCAAAAATCAAGTTCGTAAGGCTTAGACGGATCGGTGCTATCGTGAAATTGTGTCGTTGCAAAATATCCATAGCCGGCCAACGACCTCACTATCCGAACTTTTTCGAAGATGAGGGAGAGATCCTGGTTGGAGATCGGGTCATGAAATAGGAATTTTCCATCATGGGCTTTCTCGGAAACGTATTTCTGGACAGCTTGTTGGACCTCGCTCTTGGTAAATTCCGCTTCTTGGGAATAACCCGTAAAAGAACCCAGCATGAAGGAAAGCCCGACCATGAAACCAAGCATCCCTTTTCTAAAAAACCGATTCATGATAATAACCTTTGTTTAACTTTAGTCTCTTAGAAATAATGGATCGATTATCAGGAGTTGTTGTCAAGGATTGATTTTACAGGAAATGACAATTTTTAGGTCTTAACAAACCAATGATAAAGCATGAAATAAACCAACACTCCAGTTATAGACACATACACCCAACTGGGCCATAGAAGTCTTGTAATCCGAGTATGTTTATCAAAGCTGCTTTTCAAGGCAAAATAAACGGCTAAAAAAATAGCCGGCAAATTAACGATAGCAAGAACAGTATGGGTAGTCAAAATGGTGAAATAAAGGGGCCTTGACCAGTCATGCCGTGGAAAAGGGGTAGCGCCATGAAAGTAATGATAAATGAGATAACAACAAAGAAAAGCTATGGATAAAAAAACAGCGGTAATCATGAAAATCTTATGGGCATCCCTCCTTCCCTTTTTTATAGCTATATAGCCTAGCAAAAGGAAAAAGAATGTCAGTGCGTTTAACGAGGCATTGATGGCTGGGAAATCCTTAATCGACATTTTTGACTTTCGGCTTATAAAAAACAAAACGCAACCAAAAGACTTTATTTAACATCTTTTTTCCTTGCCCTCTTTTTCATTCCATTACCCAGGACTACCTACAGGTCACCCAAAAAAAAGTCGCCTTTCTTTCTCATAAAAACCTGTTACTTCCCCAGGAGTTAAAATCGTTGATCCTACTCCTCGATTCCTTCAATTCAATGCCGAATTTACATCCTCGTCCTTTCCGCTATCCCATTCTATAAGCCTTTTTACACGGGATGGCGCAAGAAAGGGGCCCCTCATTGCTAACCTTTTCCAACCCTTTATGTTCCTTTATTATTTTTTGAAGCTTCTTGCAACAAAAGGAGAATGTCTATAGAGAGATCTTTCGGGGTTTTTTGGTTCAATCCATCGTAATATTTTCGTATAAAGCCCTCTTGATCGATTAAAACAAATTGGGTGGAATGATAAAATCTTCCCTCGGCTTGCCTTTTATCTTGAGGATTTTCTCCCATTCCCAAAGCCAATCCCTTGACGACAAAATCCTGGATGTTCTGGGACTTCCCAGTTAAAAAGTACCAAAAAGTAGGGTCGGCATGGAATCCTTCCGCATACTTTCTTAAAGCCTGGGCATTGTCCATTTCTGGATCTATGGATATGGAAACCAAGCGTACTCCCTCGAGCTTGCCCAAAATGCTTTGTAGCTGAGACATCCTCAAGGATTCTGTCGAACAGGGACCGGGACAATGGGTATAAATCAAGTCGGCCACCCACACTTTCCCTTTCAATTCTCGTTCGGTAATTGTCACCCCATCAGACCTTATTAAAGAAAAAGGAGGAATCTGCCGGATCTTGGGCATGTTTGACCTTTCTTTCCAGTATTTAACTTGGAAATAACTGGAAGTCAGGTTAAGGAAAAAGGAAATAGCCACCAGGGAAACGAAAAGAACAACTAATGTTTTGATAAGGCTTTGGGGACTTTCTTTATTTTGTAAATTCATGGATGTTTCACTTTAATTTTATCGGTTACCCAAATACTGAGTGCTGTCATGGTTATGAAAAACAGCAGGGTAATAAAAAAGTACATCAACAATTTTCCCAGATCAAGAGAGGAGTAGGGACTCAACCAAAACCGCAACATTTCCAAGCCGTAGTAAAGGGGATTAAGAAAGATCAAGGTTTTAATCCATCCATAAGCCCCTTCAGCAGGAAAAAGCGCACCCGATAAAAGCCACAAAGGCATCAGCAAAAGATTCATTAAAGCATGGTAGCCTTGGACCGAGTCCAAGGGCCATGCCAAGATATAGCCGACGGCGGTCATCGCCATGCCTAGTAAAGCCAAGGTAAGGACTACACCAAAAAACCTCTCAAGACTAAAAGGAATACCCATGGGCAAAACTAAAAAGTAAACTATAAGCGATTGCAACAGCCCTAATGTTGTCCCTCCTAAAAGTTTAGAAACGACGATCGATCCACGGGATATAGGAGCACAAAGCACGGCTTGAAGAAAACCCTCTCTCCTATCCTCTATAATAGAAATGGTGGAAAATATAGCGGTAAAAAGAAGGATAAGAAGCATCATCCCCGGAAAAAAGTAAATCAAGTAATTCTGTCCATTGGGAGCATGGAAAGAACGACCCACGCCCGAACCAATTAAAAGCCAGAACACTAAAGGAGTGCCTAATGCACCGACTATCCTGTTTTTCTGTCTCAAAAACCGAACGACCTCCCTTTTCCAAAGAGTATATACGGCTAGGGTATTGTTCCCCACTCTTCTAATAGGCGGTTTCATCTTCTTTTTCTCCTATCAAAAATTGATGGCCAGTCAAATGCAGGAAAACATCTTCAAGAGATGTTTGGGCAATAGTCAAGGCGGAGATAGAGTTAGGTTGTTTTTCTAATAAATTTGCCGCAAATTGAAGAAGGGAGCTATAATTTTCTCCTCTTTTAGATTCAACAACTAAAGCTCCATTCACTTTAATCGGGGTCCTGCCCAGGCTCACGATCTGCTGTTCCAAAAGCTCTAAAGTCGAAGAGCGAACCGTAAGAATAAGACCGGGGATTAAAGACCTTAATTGATCCGGGCTATCCCAGGCAACAACCTTTCCCTTATCCATGATCAGGACCTTATCGCATCGTTCCGCTTCTTCCATGAGATGCGTGGTCACCAAGATCGTTAAATGGAATTCATTGCGCAAAGTAAAAAGATAATTCCAAATCTCCCGACGTGCAGCCGGATCTATCCCCGTGCTGGGTTCGTCTAAAATGAGAATCTCTGGTTGATGCAATATTCCTTTGGCCACTTCTACCCTTCTTTGAAGCCCCCCGGAGAGAGTTTCAACAAGATCCTTTTTCCTTTCCGAAAGATGAAAGAGTTCCAGCAGTTCGTCTATACGTTGACGGAGATCCTTTCCATGCAAATTATACAAATGACCCTGATGCTGTAAGTTTTCTTCAACAGTCAATTTTTTATCCAAACTTGGAGACTGAAACACTATGCCCAATACGGAACGAGCGAGAGCTCCTTCTGCTGGATAAGAAAACCCTGCAAGTTTCACAGAGCCAGAGGTTAAGGGCAACAGGGTTGAAAGAATCCTAAAAAGGGTTGTTTTACCACTGCCATTAGGACCCAGGATTCCGGCTATGGTCCCTTCTTCTACTTCAAAACTGACATCGTTGAGTGCCTTGCGTTCCCCATAAGAAAAGGACAAGTTTTTAACCTCTACTTTGATTCTCCGTGTCGTCCTCGTAGATCCAGCAGATTCTGTTTGAATAAATGAACTTATGCTCATTGTATAAAAAATATTGGGTTAAAAAAAGAATTCCACAGTGTTTTTTCAAGCATACTTTATTTCCTAGGAAGCCTCTTTAAGCAGATTTTCAAAAGGTCTTTTTGCGGTGAGCCTCTTTTGATATTCCAAATAATTATACACGATTTCTGCTGTTTTTCTTCCCACTCCTACATTTTTCATAAATACCGATTTTGCTTTTTTCCCCATCATTTTTCTGGCTTTTTCATCTTCGATCAACTCTTGGAGTTTGTGAGAAAAATCCGCCTCGTCCTTGACCACGGTAAGGGCTTCACAGTCTAAGAAGAGTTTAAATAACAATTTAAAATTTTGCATGTTTGGACCAACCAGTATCGCTTTCCCTGCCCTAGCCGCTTCTATAAAATTCTGTCCTCCCTTTGCCGTTAAACTTTTACCCACAAACACAAGATCTGCCTTTTCATAAAGCGCCCTTAACTCCCCGGTTGTATCCACTATAAGAATATCCGACGAAGGCTGTAGATCATTAATTGTCTCAAGCTCGGTTCTCATTACCGGGCTGATTCCATAATCCAGGCAAAGGCTTTTAATCTCCCTTGCTCTTTCTGCATGACGAGGGGCTAAAATTAAGCGAAGATTAGGCCACTTTTGTTTCAGTCGGATAAATGCCTTGACCAGGATTTCTTCTTCACCACGGTGAGTACTGCCTCCAAGAATAATTAAACTGCCTTGATCCCATCCCAGTTTTCCCCACCATGTCGTGGTTCTCTCCAAGTCAGTTCTATAATCGGCAACATCAAATTTCATGCTCCCCATGCAAAATATTCTCTCAGGAGGAAATCCAACCCTTGCAAATCTCTCCGTTTCAGATTCGTGGGTAACGAGAATTAAGCTTAACTGGTTAAGAAAAGGCTTCATGAACCAAGAAAAAAACTTGTACCATTTTTCCGTCCTTTCCGAAAGCCTTGCGTTACAGAGGATAATGGGAATTTTTCTTTTTGTCGATTCTTCGATAAAATTTGGCCAAATTTCCGTTTCGATAAGAACGACTAACCGAGGATTTAAAAAGGAAAAGGTCCTTTTTACGGCCCAAGGAAAGTCAAGGGGAAAATAATAAACCGAGCACTTATCCCTTGGTTCAGATAACGCCATTCTGAGCCCTGTTGAAGTGGTTGTGGTAAAGGCAACCTTGATTTCGGGATCTATCTTCCAAAGTTCTTTTAAAATGACTTTCCCAATCAAGACCTCTCCCACACTCACCCCATGTATCCATAAGTCTACGCCCTTTAAATAAGAATTTTTTTTCCTTGGATACATCCCGAACCGCTGCCCGATCCCTTCAAAAGGATTACCCCTTCTGCGCAATTTCACGTAGTAATAGGGCAAGCTAAACAGTGTAAAAATAATGAAAAGTAAAGTATAAAGAACCCGGATAACAAAAGAACGCATAGGTTTACTGTTCAAGCCCTAGGGTGAGTTCTAAAATAAGATTCTTTTAGATGCTCTGCGCTGACCGCCGTATATATTTGAGTGGTCGAAAGATGAGCATGACCCAACAATTCTTGAATACTCCTCAAATCCGCTCCTCCTTCTAACAGGTGGGTTGCAAAGGTATGCCTTAATTTATGGGGGCTTATCGACTGATCTAACCCGGCAATGGCTAAATACTCTTTTAAAGAAAGTTGGAAAAAACGGGGCGTAAGAGGTTTTCCTCTGGAAGAAACGAAAAGAAATTCCGACTCAAAAGGACAGCTTTCTAAATAAGAACATAGGGAGGCGGTGGCGACTTCCCCGAGAATACAATACCTTTCTTTTTTCCTTTTCCCTTCGACGAGAAGGGCTAGATCTGAGGGAAAAAAGTTTTTCCTTTTAAGAGAACTCAGCTCTCCGACCCTAAGACCCGCTCCATAAAGAGTTTCTAACCACGCTTGGTCTCTTTTCCATTGCCACTCATTCCACCTGGATTTTTTCCCCTTTTCTTTTTCCTTTTCCCATTTTTTTTGCGGAGCATTGAGCAAGGCTTGAACCTGTTCTAAGCTCAAGTATCTCGGCAGATTACGATCGGGCTTAGGCAACATAACCTGGGAAAAAGGGCTTTCCTTGTTTATCTTTTTCTCTCTGTAAAAAAAATTAAAAAAGGAACGCAAAGCCGCAAATCGGACCCGAATAGAACTCGGTTTTAAATCCGGCCTTTTGCAAAGAAAATAAAGATAATCTCGACATTCTTCTATCTTCGGCTCTTTACACTGCTGCCACTTCACGAAAGAAAAAAATTCTTTCAACGGCTGGACATAGTTTCTCACCGTGTATAAAGAAAAACTTTTAGCTAAAAGATAATGGATATACCTTTCAATCCATCCCGAGATTTCCGGCGACAAGGAAGTTCTTTTCTTAGAATCCATCGAAAAAACTTTCTTCTATAATCCTTCTTTCCAGGGAAAAAGAAAAGATAAATTTTACTCCAAACTCCGGAGAGAGCAATGGGATGAAGAGAGGACATCAGGGAGGATCAAAAATTAAAAGTAGTTGAAATTTTTACCAAAGGCTTTTCATTTAGATGGCTAAAAGAATGGATAAACGGTGAGTGTCAGAAAACAGCTAAGTAGCCTTCAGCGCATCTCTCCAGAACATGATTTTTCTCTTTTATCCAGGACCATCCATTTTCTTGGAGATACCTTGGGAAAAGTCATTACCCAGCTTGAGGGAGAAAAAATCCTATCCATTGAAGAGACGATAAGAAAATTGGCAAAAGAAAGCCGTAAAGGCAAAGAAGAAGCAACCCGGAAGTTATCCGATATTGTCCGAGGATTGGACATAGACATGGCTTACAGGATGGCCATGGCTTTTACCTGCTACTTCGAACTCGTCAATCTTGCCGAAGAAAACTATAGAGTTCGAATTTTAATGAAACGGCGGATCAATCAACTCAACCATCCCCAAAAAGCTATTCCCAAGGAGTCCATAGAATCGGCGATCTCCCAGTTAAAAAAGGCCAAGGTTAAAAAAGAGGAGATCCAGGAAATTCTTGAGAAGATGGAAATCGTGCTTGTCTTTACGGCCCACCCCACGGAAATAAAAAGGCAGACGATATTAAATAAACTGTGTGAAATTTCTTCTTATTTAAAAAAAGAATCTTTCAACTCCAAGCCTTCCCCGGCCATTCATTCAACCGTTGAAAGATTAATCGCTTCTTTGTGGCTCACGGAAAGATCGAGATCAAAGAATCCTCAAGTTCTGGATGAAGTACGCACCGGGCTGTGGTACTTCGAACATACCCTATGGGATGTCATCCCCGAACTCCATAACGAATTGCAAAGAGTCCTTGATATTTACTATCCTGGAGTAACCTTAAAGCCCAAGTGGATATCTTTTGGTTCCTGGATTGGTGGCGATCGCGACGGCAATTTTCAGGTCACTACGAAAACTACGGCAACCACGTTCATTCTCCAACGCAACCTTGCCCTAAGAAAAGTTTCTCAGAGTCTCGAACGGCTTTCTGAAATTTTCTCTATTTCAAGCCAACGGATCCCTCCTACAAAAAAAGTTATCCGGCTGTTGAATGAAAAGCTAAAGTCTTTCCCCTCTCTCAAAGAAGAATATGAAAGGTATCCCAATGAGCCTTACCGGCTTGTTCTTTTGGCTCTAAAAAAAGAAGTGGAAAACTCGATAAATAAAATTTCTGAGAACGACTTGCTCGATTTTTTTCATGATTGCAAGCCAGATACGACCCTGAAGGCTATTACCGAAGTCTTGGAAGCTTTGAAAGAAAATTTTGACGCTCCACAGACGAGAATATTTCTCGAGGGAGAATTTCAAAAACTTGCTCAATGCATCGAAGTTTTCGGGATCCATATCTTTTCACTGGATATTCGACAACATTCCGCCATTCACGAGGAAGCTATTGAAGAAATACTGCGACTTAATGGACATCCCGAAATTTCCTATGCTTTGCTTGATGAAAAGGAAAAGGTAGGGTTGCTCAACAAGTTGCTGGAAGGGCCCCTTCCTTCCCTGCATTCTCTTTACAATCGAGCTTCGGATAAACTTAAGGAAGTCCTTGGTCCAATCCTGGTCTTTTCCCGGTCTATAGCTATTCTGGGCAAAGAAGTTTGCGGTTGCTATCTTATAAGCATGACTTCCGGGCTCTCCGATATCCTAGAAGTCCTTTATTTGTGTAAAATATGCCGATGTTCAATCGACATTGCTCCGCTTTTCGAAACTCTGTCTGACTTAAAGTCTTCTCCACAAACCCTTCAGGACCTTCTCTCTCATCCTCTTTATAGAAAGTACCTACAAGAACGTTCCGACAAACAGATCGTCATGCTCGGATATTCCGATAGCAACAAAGATTGTGGATACATGACGTCAAACTGGTGGCTTTTTCAGATACAAGAAAAGCTTCATGAAGTCTGCCGTGTTCATGGCGTCAGCCTCGTTTTATTTCACGGTAGAGGAGGAACAATAGCTCGCGGAGGGGGACCTGCAGCAAAAGCCATACTCGCCCAACCCAAAGGTCTATTAGAGGGTAAAATCAGGATTACCGAGCAGGGAGAAGTCCTTTCAACCCGTTACCACGATTTCGATATCGCTTTCCGGATTCTTGAACAGACTACTTATGGTGTTCTCCTCGCTATTCATAAAAGTAGAAAAAAAACAATTCTTCCCAAGTCATGGGAAAAAACGATAGAATGCATTGCTGAAGAAAGTTATAGGGCTTATACCCATCTCCTTCATCAAGAGCCTGATTTTTTGCGCTTTTGGCAGGAAGTCACCCCGATAAACGAAATCGGTTCTCTAAAAATCGCATCCCGTCCCATTTTTAGATTTCGGTTAAACAATTTTGAAGATCTTAGGGCTATTCCCTGGGTTTTTTCTTGGATGCAAACCCGTTTTGTCATTCCTGGATGGTACGGTATTGGTTCCAGCTTAAAAAAGGTGATTGAAACAAGCCCAAAGGCTTTGTCCATTCTCCAAAAGATGTACGAAAAGTGGACCTTCTTTCAAACGGTCATCGATAACGCCCAACTTTCCCTGGCTAAAACCGATATCGATATTGCCAGGTTATATTGCGACTTGGCTTCAGACAAAAATTTGGCCCAAAGAATATTTTCCATCATAGAAGCGGAATACAAGAAGACGGTTGAAACCATTCTTAAAATTACCCTTCAAAATAATATCCTTGATCATGAACCCATTCTTCAGAGGTCTATACAACTCAGAAATCCTTATGTCGATCCCCTGAATTATATTCAGGTCGAAATGATCAAACGCAATCGAGCAGGCCAGCCGCCAACCGCGTTGGAAATAGACAAGATAAAATCGGTGATCGAGTTGACCATAAACGGTATAAGTGCAGGGCTTAGAAACACCGGTTAAAGGATCATAAGCGACTTTTTTATGCTTGTTTACCCTATGAACGGGGCAAGGAGATCCTTGGGCATAAAAATATCTTTTTGTTTTCTCTTTCTTCTCTTATTTCAAGATTTCGACATACCGCTTAGGCTCCTGAACAGGAACGAGAAAAAAAATAAGCACCGTGGCAAAGGATGGGCTGGCAAAGAAAAACTCCCCCAAGAGAGAAGATACAGTCTTCATTCAGAATACCGAGGAGTGCTTTTATCGAAAGGAAGCAAGACTGATCCTCGCAGCCTAGCTAGAACAGAGGGATAGCTCTCCTAAAGAGGAATTCTTGAGGTCAAATTTTATTCTTTTAAAAAAAAGATAAAATATTTTTGCTAAACTGCTATTTGTGCTAAATATTATTTTGATGGACAATAACTATAAAAGTTATGATCACCACCATTCTTATGAACGGGTTACCTCTCGTTTCAAAAAAGAGTTGGATACCACTTCATTGTCCATCATTTTAGCCATCGTTATCGGCTATATCTTGTTCATGCTCTTTTTGAATTTTGATCATTTCATTCCCTACTTAAGACCGGAATCCGAAATATTTGATATTCCCCCTACGCCCTTTTAGCCAACTGTTCTTTTTCTCTTCCGGAAAGGGGAAAAACCAAAGAAAAAGGAAAAGCTATAATAAAGCCTTGTTAACGGCATTTAAGTAAGCTTTTATGCTGGCTTCGATCACATCGGTGGAAGCCGCTTTAGCCGTAACCAGTTTTTTCGAATCAAAATTGACCTTAACGGTGACTTCTCCGATGGCG is drawn from Methylacidiphilum infernorum V4 and contains these coding sequences:
- a CDS encoding SCO family protein, producing the protein MNLQNKESPQSLIKTLVVLFVSLVAISFFLNLTSSYFQVKYWKERSNMPKIRQIPPFSLIRSDGVTITERELKGKVWVADLIYTHCPGPCSTESLRMSQLQSILGKLEGVRLVSISIDPEMDNAQALRKYAEGFHADPTFWYFLTGKSQNIQDFVVKGLALGMGENPQDKRQAEGRFYHSTQFVLIDQEGFIRKYYDGLNQKTPKDLSIDILLLLQEASKNNKGT
- a CDS encoding ABC transporter ATP-binding protein, translating into MSISSFIQTESAGSTRTTRRIKVEVKNLSFSYGERKALNDVSFEVEEGTIAGILGPNGSGKTTLFRILSTLLPLTSGSVKLAGFSYPAEGALARSVLGIVFQSPSLDKKLTVEENLQHQGHLYNLHGKDLRQRIDELLELFHLSERKKDLVETLSGGLQRRVEVAKGILHQPEILILDEPSTGIDPAARREIWNYLFTLRNEFHLTILVTTHLMEEAERCDKVLIMDKGKVVAWDSPDQLRSLIPGLILTVRSSTLELLEQQIVSLGRTPIKVNGALVVESKRGENYSSLLQFAANLLEKQPNSISALTIAQTSLEDVFLHLTGHQFLIGEKEDETAY
- a CDS encoding ABC transporter permease yields the protein MKPPIRRVGNNTLAVYTLWKREVVRFLRQKNRIVGALGTPLVFWLLIGSGVGRSFHAPNGQNYLIYFFPGMMLLILLFTAIFSTISIIEDRREGFLQAVLCAPISRGSIVVSKLLGGTTLGLLQSLIVYFLVLPMGIPFSLERFFGVVLTLALLGMAMTAVGYILAWPLDSVQGYHALMNLLLMPLWLLSGALFPAEGAYGWIKTLIFLNPLYYGLEMLRFWLSPYSSLDLGKLLMYFFITLLFFITMTALSIWVTDKIKVKHP
- a CDS encoding DUF420 domain-containing protein, which gives rise to MSIKDFPAINASLNALTFFFLLLGYIAIKKGRRDAHKIFMITAVFLSIAFLCCYLIYHYFHGATPFPRHDWSRPLYFTILTTHTVLAIVNLPAIFLAVYFALKSSFDKHTRITRLLWPSWVYVSITGVLVYFMLYHWFVKT
- the ppc gene encoding phosphoenolpyruvate carboxylase, translating into MSVRKQLSSLQRISPEHDFSLLSRTIHFLGDTLGKVITQLEGEKILSIEETIRKLAKESRKGKEEATRKLSDIVRGLDIDMAYRMAMAFTCYFELVNLAEENYRVRILMKRRINQLNHPQKAIPKESIESAISQLKKAKVKKEEIQEILEKMEIVLVFTAHPTEIKRQTILNKLCEISSYLKKESFNSKPSPAIHSTVERLIASLWLTERSRSKNPQVLDEVRTGLWYFEHTLWDVIPELHNELQRVLDIYYPGVTLKPKWISFGSWIGGDRDGNFQVTTKTTATTFILQRNLALRKVSQSLERLSEIFSISSQRIPPTKKVIRLLNEKLKSFPSLKEEYERYPNEPYRLVLLALKKEVENSINKISENDLLDFFHDCKPDTTLKAITEVLEALKENFDAPQTRIFLEGEFQKLAQCIEVFGIHIFSLDIRQHSAIHEEAIEEILRLNGHPEISYALLDEKEKVGLLNKLLEGPLPSLHSLYNRASDKLKEVLGPILVFSRSIAILGKEVCGCYLISMTSGLSDILEVLYLCKICRCSIDIAPLFETLSDLKSSPQTLQDLLSHPLYRKYLQERSDKQIVMLGYSDSNKDCGYMTSNWWLFQIQEKLHEVCRVHGVSLVLFHGRGGTIARGGGPAAKAILAQPKGLLEGKIRITEQGEVLSTRYHDFDIAFRILEQTTYGVLLAIHKSRKKTILPKSWEKTIECIAEESYRAYTHLLHQEPDFLRFWQEVTPINEIGSLKIASRPIFRFRLNNFEDLRAIPWVFSWMQTRFVIPGWYGIGSSLKKVIETSPKALSILQKMYEKWTFFQTVIDNAQLSLAKTDIDIARLYCDLASDKNLAQRIFSIIEAEYKKTVETILKITLQNNILDHEPILQRSIQLRNPYVDPLNYIQVEMIKRNRAGQPPTALEIDKIKSVIELTINGISAGLRNTG
- a CDS encoding 3-deoxy-D-manno-octulosonic acid transferase, translated to MRSFVIRVLYTLLFIIFTLFSLPYYYVKLRRRGNPFEGIGQRFGMYPRKKNSYLKGVDLWIHGVSVGEVLIGKVILKELWKIDPEIKVAFTTTTSTGLRMALSEPRDKCSVYYFPLDFPWAVKRTFSFLNPRLVVLIETEIWPNFIEESTKRKIPIILCNARLSERTEKWYKFFSWFMKPFLNQLSLILVTHESETERFARVGFPPERIFCMGSMKFDVADYRTDLERTTTWWGKLGWDQGSLIILGGSTHRGEEEILVKAFIRLKQKWPNLRLILAPRHAERAREIKSLCLDYGISPVMRTELETINDLQPSSDILIVDTTGELRALYEKADLVFVGKSLTAKGGQNFIEAARAGKAILVGPNMQNFKLLFKLFLDCEALTVVKDEADFSHKLQELIEDEKARKMMGKKAKSVFMKNVGVGRKTAEIVYNYLEYQKRLTAKRPFENLLKEAS
- a CDS encoding tyrosine-type recombinase/integrase, which produces MDSKKRTSLSPEISGWIERYIHYLLAKSFSLYTVRNYVQPLKEFFSFVKWQQCKEPKIEECRDYLYFLCKRPDLKPSSIRVRFAALRSFFNFFYREKKINKESPFSQVMLPKPDRNLPRYLSLEQVQALLNAPQKKWEKEKEKGKKSRWNEWQWKRDQAWLETLYGAGLRVGELSSLKRKNFFPSDLALLVEGKRKKERYCILGEVATASLCSYLESCPFESEFLFVSSRGKPLTPRFFQLSLKEYLAIAGLDQSISPHKLRHTFATHLLEGGADLRSIQELLGHAHLSTTQIYTAVSAEHLKESYFRTHPRA